The Aerococcus loyolae genome contains the following window.
GCCTTTGAGGAAGCCTTACTGACACCTAAAGAAGACCGTATTTTCAGTGTTGATACGTTTATTCATGATTACCGCAGAAAACACCCTTTAGAAAGAGTTCCTTGCACCAAAACCATGTATAAATATATCAATCTTGGTTTATTAAATGTGAGGAATATTGATCTTCCTATGAAAACAAGGATTCGTCCAAGAAAACAACCTAGTGAACCGCGTGGGACGAATAAAAAGGTATTTGGAAAAAGCATTGATCAGCGATGCCCAGACGTCCTTTCAAGAGAAGAATTTGGTCACTGGGAGCTTGACCTCGTGATAGGAAAGAAGACTAAAGGAGAGCCATGTCTTATTACTCTAGTTGAACGGAAAACGCGAAAATTCCTCACCAAGAAGACTTGGAAGTGGGATGCAGATTCCATTGTAAAATCGGTTAAAAAGGTGATTCTTAAAGAGGGTCAAGCGTGTTTTAAAACCTTAACGACCGATAACGGCAGTGAATTTTCTAAACTATCTCAGCTTGAGTATGCTCTGAAGGATTTGGAAGTCTTTTTCGCCCATGCCTATTCAGCTTGGGAAAAAGGCAGTAATGAGAGACATAATCGCATGTTAAGAGAATTCTTGCCCAAAGGGACAAGCTTTAAAAAGCTGACATACCAGGAACTCGCACACTATACGAATACAATAAATAATCGCTTTAGAAAGGTCTTAGATTATCAAACCCCTAACGACTGTTATAACCTAGAAGTTGCGAAACTTCAGGAAACGCTTAAAGAAGCAGGCTAAAGTGCTTAACAAAGCATAGAGATTCAGTGTGGGCCAGTCAAGGTCCGCTTCGCTCTCCACCTTGACAGCCCCACCCTGAATCTCTAAATGATAATCAAGCACTTTAAGCTAGAGAAAAACGGGCCAAGAATTATTGACTTTATCAGCTTTTTAGTTATTTGGCATGACACTGGGATTTTTTAAAATAAATATGCACTTGATATTGCAATTTACCGACAATAAAGTTTTCTTATATTAAGCAAAATTTTCCTTTACTTTTTCATGTGAAAGTTGTAACATATAGAGGTGACAGTTCGCTGTCACTATACCATATTCATTGTGGTCATTCGAATAAGGGTAGCTTGTTGGTATCTGATGAAAATTTTCCTTGGGTATTTCAATGGGCTACCTCTTTTCGTATTTATAGCTATTAAGCGCAATTTTTAAGTCGAACGAAATGGTCTTAATTCATACGCTTTGGCTCTTTAAGTCCTTTAAAAGATTGCTTTACTTTTCCATGTGAAAGTTATAACATATTAAATGAAAACGGATACATAAAGGAAAATGTGAAAGGAGTCTTATCATGACTTATCGTATGATTCTTAATGAACGTTCTTATTTTGGGCCCGGAGCTATTCAACATATTCCTGAAGAGTTTCGTGGCAAGGATTTGACCAAAGCGGCCATCATCACTGACCGGGGTCTAGTTGATGCGGGTGTGGTTAGACAAGTGACCGATCTATTAGATGAAAATGATATTCCTTATGATGTTTTTGACCAAGTGGAAGCCAACCCAAGTGTCAATACGGTGAAGGCTGGTGTCGACTTTGTCAAAGAAAGTGGGGCGGACTGCATTATTGCTATTGGTGGGGGTTCCTCCATGGATACTTCTAAGGCAGTCGGCATCATTATCGAAAACCCCGAATTTGCTGATGTGGTTTCGTTAGAAGGAACCGCACCGACTAAGAACAAGGCCATGATGACCTTTGCGGTACCAACCACAGCAGGAACTGGGGCTGAAGTCACCATTAACTACGTGATTACTGACACCGATAAGAAACGTAAATTCGTCTGTGTTGATCCTAATGATATTCCTGATATCGCCTTTGTGGACAGTGAAATGATGATGTCCATGCCTGAGAAGTTAACGGCTGCTACCGGGATGGATGCTTTGACCCATGCTATTGAAGGCTATATTACCCCCGGTGCCTGGGAAATGAGTGACATGGTCCATATCAAGGCCATTGAAATGATCGGCCGGTCCATCCGCAAGGCAGTGGAAGGAGATCCCAAAGCCAAAGAAGATATGGCAAGCGCTCAATATATTGCAGCCATGGGTTATTCTAATGTTGGTTTAGGCCTGGTGCATGGCATGTCCCACCCCCTAAGTGCTTGGTATGGCATCCCTCATGGTCAAGCCAATGCGATCCTTCTGCCGGTTGTGATGCGCTATAACAAAGACTACACCGGAGAAAAATACCGAGACATTGCCAAGGCTCTAGGTGTAGAGGGAACAGATACAATGAGTATTGAAGAAGCCCGTGATGCCGCTTGCCAAGCCACCTTATCCATTGCTCAAGATGTCGGCATGATTGCTAAGTTGAGTGACTTGGGTGTCAAGGCTGAGGACATTCCTTTAGTCGCTAAGGATGCCATGGCTGACGTCTGCACGCCAGGTAACCCACGCCCAGCCCAATTAGATGAAGTCATCGCACTCTATGAAAGTCTGATGTAGGACTTTTCACTGAATATTTTATATAATCGAGGTCATTCGAATACAGCTAGCCAACTAGAGTAAGCACGTGGAAAACAAGTCTTCACTATTTCTCTTTTTGGCTAGCTCTTTCTATATAAAAAGACCCTGCTTAAAACGGGTCTGAGAAATTTAAGTGTCTATTTAAGTGTCTAATGGACTTTTTTTATTAAAAAATGTACTTTTGTTTATTTATTTACATAAACAAAACCTAATATTTACTAGAAATTTACAATCGAATGCTAAAGTAAGAGTGTAAGATTATTCGACCTCTATTTTCTCAAGTGTCCTTCTTTAAATGATTGGCAAATTATTTAATGTTTGAGAAAAGGTTATCTTATACCGCTTCTGTTGCAACCCTCCCCATGCGACAGGGGCTTTTTTTTAATGCGATTGATAATCATCGTCCTCGTAGTATTCATGGTTGTAAGCATCTCCCAAGTAGTCGCCTGCTTGGTCAGGACTGGCTTGGCTATGGTGGATTTGGAAGACCTTTTCAGGATTCATCTGGGCTTCATCACGTTGGCGTTTGACCTTATCCTGCTTATAGATATGAATATTATGAATGAGTTTAATAATCGGCCGCATGACAAAAGAGAAGCCCCCAATTAAAAAGAGGGTATTGCCATAAATAGCGGGCGCACCAAAGAAATTACAAATCGAGCCAATAAAATAAAGGCTCCCGGTAAAAATATCATTGATTAATGAAATAATGGTATAGACATTCTGAAAATATAAACGTAGGGGACCGATCTTGACCACGATGTCCTCTGCTTCTGAATTTTCTTCATAGGTTTTTCTTTTTAATTTTGCCATTGAAATCCTCCTTATATCAAAGATAGGCGATAAGGAGAGGATAGTCAATTAGACCCAGCCTAGCTAAAAGCAAGCGACTAAGTCACAAAGGCTATTAACAATAAAAAACGAAGCCTTGCTTGCCACGCTCCACTCTCCTATGGGGCGGGGCATTTTTTAGGGCTTCGTTTTTAATGAGGAAGAAAATGTCTTATTGATTTAAGAATAATTAGTTATAGTTTGTTTCATTCTTTGTAGACTTGTCGCACTCTGTTCAAACGTGCTCCAAGTGCAGAGCAAGCGTCCACTTCAGAAAATGACGACGAATTCTCTTTGAGAATTCTTACGTCCTTTTCTTCCAGTGGTCTTGCTCTTTGATGCACTTGACGCACTCTGTTCAAACCTGCTCCAGTCACAGGACGAACGTCCGCTTCAAAAACTGGTAACGCTCAAGCTAGTTGTGCTTATTCCAGTTTTCTCCAGCGATTTCGTCCTTTGTTGTGACTGTCACACTCTGTTCTTTAGTTTTCGAGTATTCTGAGAACTTGGTCGACATCCTTATCACCGCGTCCGGATAGGGTGACGAGGAGGATTTGGTCGGCTGTGTATTGGGGGGCGAGTTTAGCAGCTAGGGCTAGGGCGTGGGAAGATTCTAGGGCTGGGATGATCCCTTCTGTACGCGAAAGCAGTTGGAAGGCGGCCAGGGCTTCATCGTCAGTGATGGCGATATACTCAGCCCGGTGACTGTCTTTGAGATAGGCATGTTCCGGTCCCACAGCCACATAGTCGAGGCCGGCTGAGATGGAATAACTTGGCTTGGTATTGCCTTCTTCATCGACTAGGCAGTAGGTATTCATCCCGTGCTCGATCTTGATGGAGCCTAGATTCAAGGTCGCTGCCGTTTGATCGCTGTCTAGGCCCTTACCTCCCCCTTCAGCTCCGTAGAGTTTGACAGTAGGTTCGTCTAAGTAATGGGCGAAGGATCCGATGGCGTTAGACCCGCCTCCGATGCAGGCAACTACCGCGTCAGGTAAGCGACCCTCACGTTCCAGGATTTGAGCCTTACTTTCCTGGCTAATAACACTTTGGAAGTGTTTAACCATGCTGGGATAAGGATGAGGACCCACCGCTGATCCAACTAAGTAATAGGTGTCTTGGTAATTGTCAATTAGGTCTTCAAAGGCGGCATCCACGGCTTCTTTTAGGGATTGGGCTCCTCGTTTGACGCCAACGACCTTGGTTCCCATCAGTTCCATTCGGAAGACATTTAATTTCTGCCGTTCCACGTCCTTTTGCCCCATGTAAACCGTACATTCCATGCCAAATTTAGCGGCTACGGCTGCGGTGGCGACCCCGTGTTGGCCGGCTCCGGTTTCAGCGATGAGCCGTTTCTTGCCCATGCGTTTAGCGATCAGGACTTGACCGATGGTGTTATTGACCTTGTGGGCACCTAAGTGGTTGAGGTCTTCACGTTTGAGGTAAATTTTGGGTCCGCCTAGATGTTTACTGAAGTTCTCAGCGTAGTAAAGCGGGTTTTCCCGGCCGACATAGTCGCGTAGGTAGAGGGCGAGTTCTTCTTTGAAGTCGGGATCGTCCTTGATGTCTTCATAGAAGTCGGCAATCCGGTCCAATTCCTCCTTCACCACTTCGGGAACATAGCAGCCACCAAATTCACCATAAAAACCGTTATTAATTTCTGTCATCTCGATTTCCTCCAAATCTTTTTTTAAACTGTTCTTACTTGGAGTCTAAGACCTTATGAGACGACAAAAAACCGCATAGACTTTCTCTATGCGGTCGTGGATATTCAGGTCACACTCGGCATAGACTCCTTTACATTCAAGGTAAATAAAGTGAGTCTAAACCGATAAAAGTTCGCTCACTTCCTATGCCATTTTTGCCAGCTTTGGAATGCGTTCTTCATGATGTGACCTCCTTGTTAAATCTTGCTAATATCATAGCCAGTTTAGCCAGCGGAGTCAAGTAAAAATTTAAAATTTATAAATTATATTTTTGCTGAATTAAAGCGAAATCCCTACAAGATCTCGTTTTTACTTCTTCACCCGGGCACTTTGAGGCAGACCGAAGAGCTTGATGAAGCCTTCTGCATCATTTTGGTTATAAATGGAATCTTCATTGAAGGTGGCTAGTTCTTCTCGGTAGAGGCTATCTGGACTAGTTACCCCAGCGTCAATGATGTTGCCCTTGTAGAGTTCCAGTTTGACTTGGCCGTTGACATGACTTTGGGTATGGTCAACAAAGGCTTGCATAGCTTGACGGAGTGGGGAGAACCAGAGCCCGTTATAGATGAGTTCGCTGTATTTCAAGGCCAGAATTTGTTTAAAGTGTAGGGTATCCCGGTCCAGGGTAAGTTCTTCCAGCTTCTCATGGGCATGGAAGAGGATGGTGCCCCCTGGAGTTTCATAGACCCCTCTGGATTTCATGCCCACTAAACGGTTTTCCACCAGGTCGAGGATACCGATCCCATTAGCCCCACCTAATTGGTTGAGGGTTTGGATTAAGGCAATCGGATCTAACTTCTTCCCGTTAACGGCCACCGGGTTCCCCGCTTCAAAGTCGACAGTGATCGGAGTGGCTTTATCAGGGGCTTGTTTGGGACTTACACCTAGCTCTAAAATGGCTTCATAGTCAGGTTTTTGGCTAGGGTCTTCCAAGTCCAGCCCTTCATGGGAGAGGTGCCAGAGGTTTTCATCTTTGGAATAGTTGGTTTCCCGGGTGATGGGGAGGGGAATATTGTGGGCTTCAGCGTAGTCAAAGGCTTCTTCCCGAGAAGAAATTTCCCATTCCCGCCACGGAGCGATGATGGTCATATCTGGGTCGAATTCCCGGATCCCTAGTTCAAAACGGACTTGGTCATTGCCCTTACCGGTACAACCGTGAGCAATAGCATCGCAACCCTCTTGGTGGGCGATTTCTACCATCCGTTTAGCAATCAAAGGACGGGCGAGGGCAGTCCCTAAGAGATATTTGTTTTCGTACTTGCCACCCGCACGGACTGCAGGGTAGATGTAGTTGGTAATGAGTTCTTGGCGGAGGTCTTCAATATAAATCTTGGAAGCCCCGCATTGAAGGGCCTTGTCATGGATGAAATCAAAGTCATCTTCTTGGCCGACATTGGCGGTCATGGCAATGACTTCACAGTTATCATAATTTTCTTTTAACCAAGTGATGGTGACTGAGGTATCTAAGCCTCCGGAATAGGCGAGTAACACTTTTTTTACGTTTGCTTTCATGGAAAATCCTCCTTAAATTTCTAAAATTTCTCTTGTTATGGTGCCCTTTAGCCGGCTAGGACCAAACTCTCATCGAATCTTTATTGAGGGATAAAATGAAAAAAGCCCGCCTCTAATAAGAGGCGGACTTATCCACGGTACCACTCTAATATCGCAAAATACTTGCAATGCTTGACATGGTAACGCCTGGGGGCGGACTTAGCTAAGGATTCACTAAGTCATCTCAGCAATGCGTTTCCCACTAGGTTTTTGAGAACTTTCCACTAACGTTCCTCACTTTACAAATCCTCTAGCGGTACTCTTTGCTTCATCGATTCTATGATTAATTTGAGATTATTATAGGGACAATTAAAATAATTGTCAAATATATTTATAAATAATTTTACTTTCTTAACTCCTGCACTAATTTGTCAGACTATTTAAAATAATTCCTTTTTCAAAGCTCATTCAAAAAAACTGAGCATCTTCCTTTTTCACTTGAGGAAAATGCTCAGTTTTTTATGTTTCAATATTTTAAATCACTTCGGCATTCAAGCAGCTTTGGAAATGATTCAAGGCCCATTCATGTCCTTGGGGGTTGAAGCTGGCCACACAGTCCTTATGGATAACGATCTTGAAGCCTAAATTATAAGCATCAATGGCGGTATGGAGGACACAAATATCGGTGCAGACTCCCACAATATGCACTTCTTCAATATGGCGTTCCCGTAATTTGATCAATAAATCGGTTCCCGCAAAGGCTGAATAGCGGGTCTTAGGCATGAAATAGACCTGGCTATTGTCCTTGTTGTCCTCATAAACCTGAGCTAATTGCCCATAGAGGGCTTGGCCGTGGCTTCCCACAATATTATGGGGTGGGAAGAGCTTGGTCTCTGGATGGTAGGGGTCACCCTTATGGTGGGCATCAATGGCAAAGACGAGGAAGTCTCCCGCTTGGATAAATTCTTCACTGAGCTGACTGATTGCCCCCTCAATGGCTTGGGCAGGTTCCCCGCAGGTTAGGCTACCATCACTAGCGACAAAATCATTGGTATAGTCGACGTTAATTAAGGCTCTCTTCATTGTAATCCTCCCTAAAAGGTACTTTTTGTAAATGCTTTTTCTTATTATAAAGCATGCCTTCGCATTGTGAGACGAACAAGTCATTTTTGTAACCAGAAAGTAATAGATTGGGACAGTTTCCGCCCGAAAAGAAGAATAATTGCCTTTTAAGTAATCATCGCTTATGCTTTTTTAAGGGAGAGTGATAAGATGTCCTGGTTGCTAGCCATTATGGTGGTCGTTTTACTAGTGTTGTCCGCCTTTGTGCTACCTAAAAACTTATTCAAGAAAAAGCTATCAAAAAAACAACAAAAAATTATTTCTAGCCTTTTCGTTTTGGTCTTAGTGGCTCTTGCCCTGTATGTGGAGCCTAGTCAGACTAAGGACCCGGGCGGGGAAGGGAGACAGTCTCAGACCTCTTCTTCAAGTCAGGAAGATAAAGCGCCGGGCCAAGC
Protein-coding sequences here:
- a CDS encoding IS30 family transposase; translated protein: MKHSNTKPRSYTHLSAEKRGIIQAMHQEGHKQKEIADAVGVNQCTISRELKRGKTRQMNYDHTYVDVYLAETGSRVYKDNRSNSKARGALYGKSNFIKAFEEALLTPKEDRIFSVDTFIHDYRRKHPLERVPCTKTMYKYINLGLLNVRNIDLPMKTRIRPRKQPSEPRGTNKKVFGKSIDQRCPDVLSREEFGHWELDLVIGKKTKGEPCLITLVERKTRKFLTKKTWKWDADSIVKSVKKVILKEGQACFKTLTTDNGSEFSKLSQLEYALKDLEVFFAHAYSAWEKGSNERHNRMLREFLPKGTSFKKLTYQELAHYTNTINNRFRKVLDYQTPNDCYNLEVAKLQETLKEAG
- the fucO gene encoding lactaldehyde reductase, giving the protein MTYRMILNERSYFGPGAIQHIPEEFRGKDLTKAAIITDRGLVDAGVVRQVTDLLDENDIPYDVFDQVEANPSVNTVKAGVDFVKESGADCIIAIGGGSSMDTSKAVGIIIENPEFADVVSLEGTAPTKNKAMMTFAVPTTAGTGAEVTINYVITDTDKKRKFVCVDPNDIPDIAFVDSEMMMSMPEKLTAATGMDALTHAIEGYITPGAWEMSDMVHIKAIEMIGRSIRKAVEGDPKAKEDMASAQYIAAMGYSNVGLGLVHGMSHPLSAWYGIPHGQANAILLPVVMRYNKDYTGEKYRDIAKALGVEGTDTMSIEEARDAACQATLSIAQDVGMIAKLSDLGVKAEDIPLVAKDAMADVCTPGNPRPAQLDEVIALYESLM
- a CDS encoding YrhK family protein, with the translated sequence MAKLKRKTYEENSEAEDIVVKIGPLRLYFQNVYTIISLINDIFTGSLYFIGSICNFFGAPAIYGNTLFLIGGFSFVMRPIIKLIHNIHIYKQDKVKRQRDEAQMNPEKVFQIHHSQASPDQAGDYLGDAYNHEYYEDDDYQSH
- the trpB gene encoding tryptophan synthase subunit beta — translated: MTEINNGFYGEFGGCYVPEVVKEELDRIADFYEDIKDDPDFKEELALYLRDYVGRENPLYYAENFSKHLGGPKIYLKREDLNHLGAHKVNNTIGQVLIAKRMGKKRLIAETGAGQHGVATAAVAAKFGMECTVYMGQKDVERQKLNVFRMELMGTKVVGVKRGAQSLKEAVDAAFEDLIDNYQDTYYLVGSAVGPHPYPSMVKHFQSVISQESKAQILEREGRLPDAVVACIGGGSNAIGSFAHYLDEPTVKLYGAEGGGKGLDSDQTAATLNLGSIKIEHGMNTYCLVDEEGNTKPSYSISAGLDYVAVGPEHAYLKDSHRAEYIAITDDEALAAFQLLSRTEGIIPALESSHALALAAKLAPQYTADQILLVTLSGRGDKDVDQVLRILEN
- a CDS encoding argininosuccinate synthase, coding for MKANVKKVLLAYSGGLDTSVTITWLKENYDNCEVIAMTANVGQEDDFDFIHDKALQCGASKIYIEDLRQELITNYIYPAVRAGGKYENKYLLGTALARPLIAKRMVEIAHQEGCDAIAHGCTGKGNDQVRFELGIREFDPDMTIIAPWREWEISSREEAFDYAEAHNIPLPITRETNYSKDENLWHLSHEGLDLEDPSQKPDYEAILELGVSPKQAPDKATPITVDFEAGNPVAVNGKKLDPIALIQTLNQLGGANGIGILDLVENRLVGMKSRGVYETPGGTILFHAHEKLEELTLDRDTLHFKQILALKYSELIYNGLWFSPLRQAMQAFVDHTQSHVNGQVKLELYKGNIIDAGVTSPDSLYREELATFNEDSIYNQNDAEGFIKLFGLPQSARVKK
- a CDS encoding cysteine hydrolase family protein gives rise to the protein MKRALINVDYTNDFVASDGSLTCGEPAQAIEGAISQLSEEFIQAGDFLVFAIDAHHKGDPYHPETKLFPPHNIVGSHGQALYGQLAQVYEDNKDNSQVYFMPKTRYSAFAGTDLLIKLRERHIEEVHIVGVCTDICVLHTAIDAYNLGFKIVIHKDCVASFNPQGHEWALNHFQSCLNAEVI